The following are encoded together in the Deltaproteobacteria bacterium genome:
- a CDS encoding calcium/sodium antiporter yields the protein MTTAFLALALGLALLVWSASYFVDGSASTARYFGMPPLLIGMVIVGFGTSAPELVVSAIAASQGNPGIALGNAYGSNITNIALILGLAAMISPIAVHSQVLRKELPILTAVTVLAAWQVWDGEITRIDAFVLLGVFAGLMAWSIRQGMQKRTDALGSQVDQELKVHAMPIRQAVFRLAIGLVLLIVSSRVLVWGAVEIAHGFGVSDLFIGLTVVAAGTSLPELASSVIAARKGEDDIALGNVLGSNLFNTLAVVGIAGTISPMNVGPEIFFRDIPVMAALTVSLFVIGYGFRGSGRVNRIEGAVLLACYVGYIGYLATRVSRL from the coding sequence ATGACAACAGCCTTTCTCGCACTCGCCCTTGGCTTGGCGCTCCTCGTGTGGAGCGCCAGCTATTTTGTGGACGGCTCCGCCTCCACCGCACGGTATTTCGGAATGCCGCCCCTTTTGATCGGCATGGTGATCGTGGGCTTCGGTACTTCCGCGCCTGAATTGGTGGTATCCGCAATTGCCGCGTCACAAGGTAATCCGGGCATTGCCCTCGGAAACGCTTACGGATCGAACATCACGAATATTGCACTGATCCTGGGACTTGCGGCAATGATCAGTCCCATTGCCGTACATTCGCAGGTGCTTCGCAAGGAATTACCGATACTGACCGCAGTCACGGTCCTGGCCGCCTGGCAGGTCTGGGACGGCGAAATCACCCGTATCGATGCTTTTGTGCTGCTGGGTGTGTTTGCCGGACTGATGGCTTGGAGTATACGGCAAGGCATGCAGAAACGAACAGACGCGCTGGGCAGCCAAGTCGACCAGGAGTTGAAGGTGCATGCGATGCCGATCCGCCAAGCGGTTTTCCGGCTCGCCATCGGCCTGGTCCTGCTGATCGTGAGTTCCCGTGTCCTGGTGTGGGGGGCGGTCGAAATCGCTCACGGTTTCGGGGTGAGCGACCTGTTCATCGGACTGACCGTTGTGGCCGCGGGAACGTCGCTGCCGGAGCTGGCTTCATCCGTCATCGCCGCGCGCAAGGGAGAGGATGACATTGCGCTGGGTAATGTCCTCGGCTCCAACCTGTTCAATACCTTGGCCGTAGTGGGAATAGCCGGAACAATAAGTCCCATGAATGTGGGGCCTGAAATATTCTTCCGGGACATCCCGGTCATGGCGGCGCTCACTGTTTCGCTGTTCGTCATCGGTTATGGATTTCGAGGTTCCGGGCGAGTCAACCGCATCGAAGGGGCGGTGCTGCTTGCCTGCTACGTCGGCTACATCGGGTATTTGGCGACCCGTGTCTCGAGGCTGTGA
- a CDS encoding AbrB/MazE/SpoVT family DNA-binding domain-containing protein: MIKTLTKHGNSLALVIEKPVLELLGADAETPFEVTTDGRVLILSPIKDPDRSDAFKKALDKVNVRYSKALKKLAE; encoded by the coding sequence ATGATCAAAACGCTGACCAAGCATGGCAACAGCCTGGCGCTGGTGATCGAGAAACCGGTCCTGGAACTGCTCGGAGCCGACGCCGAAACTCCTTTCGAAGTCACTACCGACGGCCGGGTGCTGATTCTTTCCCCCATCAAGGATCCCGACCGCAGCGATGCGTTCAAGAAAGCCCTCGACAAGGTCAACGTCCGCTATTCCAAAGCGCTCAAAAAGCTGGCGGAGTAG
- a CDS encoding type II toxin-antitoxin system death-on-curing family toxin: MKFLSLTEVLEIQRDQITRYGGASGIRDIELLKSALGMPSAAYGGEFLHTYVYEMAAAYLFHLVRNRPFLDGNKRVGAVAALVFLLLNGHAFDAPEDDFAELVLSVDRGEIGKAEVAVFIRRWSRVK; the protein is encoded by the coding sequence GTGAAATTTCTTAGCCTGACCGAGGTGCTGGAGATCCAGCGGGATCAGATCACCCGCTACGGCGGCGCCTCCGGCATCCGGGATATCGAGTTGCTCAAATCGGCGCTCGGCATGCCGTCTGCTGCCTACGGCGGCGAGTTTCTGCATACCTACGTTTATGAGATGGCCGCCGCCTATCTCTTCCACCTGGTCAGGAATCGTCCCTTCCTCGACGGCAACAAGCGGGTCGGCGCGGTAGCGGCGCTGGTCTTCCTGCTGCTCAACGGCCACGCCTTCGACGCGCCGGAGGATGATTTCGCCGAGCTGGTGCTGTCCGTCGATCGAGGAGAGATCGGCAAGGCCGAGGTGGCGGTCTTCATTCGCCGCTGGAGCCGGGTGAAGTA